A DNA window from Anastrepha obliqua isolate idAnaObli1 chromosome 5, idAnaObli1_1.0, whole genome shotgun sequence contains the following coding sequences:
- the LOC129247014 gene encoding nucleolar complex protein 2 homolog: MKVVKKSKTLFSMKKNLKSVEATKKLNVKNSVDKDKSAALRNTKLKGKDKAIAKETSKEGTNAGKKSTENKSKAKKSHKKELEGLKNIDPEFYDFLKQNDKKLLDFNIFGSDESDDESPDDIAINESKSNEIFGEDASDNEGVNDASDDNGNDNDEKYHTPSAALEVASDESDFEEDGAATVPDGVQKVTLNQLRQWQLQLESQNVSLDVVRKVIQAFNSALASITSEEKNTPPTAFKVVGSATFNGVVQLCVLHLQPAILRILGLSTRSVTPLHKTKKWVKVRGCLRYYLTDLVRLIEQVSSPNILSVLLKHLHQMAAMTASFTSLGKSILKRLIVLWSTGDETVRVLAFLCILKIIRNQQVSVLHHVLKAMYLSYVRNSKFVSPNTLPSINFMRRSLVEMFALDLNASYQHAFLYIRQLAIHLRNAVILKKRDSFQAVYNWQYVNSLHLWADLLGATANKPNLQPLVYPLVTITLGVIRLIPTAQYFPLRFHCIKVLITLAKETHIFVPVLPLILEVLRSNTFNRKHTTASMRPLQFTCILRLNKVQLSENGFRDEVIEQVCSTALEYLSLESASLAFVDLVVPTVLALKSYLKVCRNANYSRKLKQLLDKIQENSQLIDQERRKITFNLNNLAEVQAWETKVRNKGTPLAIYYDSWIKTHETKKRRQAAQIDSINTGYDVPSIKRPKKDGVTIRNDNGELELFPSDSEDEKLLPPHINGEDSTPVNERRNKKQKQEKQKKTKKTVPEVEIPIEDSLAENVDIVKDLDLNDW; encoded by the exons ATGAAGGtagtgaaaaaaagtaaaactttgttttctatgaagaaaaaccttaaaTCGGTTGAAGCCACAAAAAAACTGAATGTGAAAAATTCTGTCGATAAAGATAAGTCAGCTGCTTTGCGGAATACCAAGTTGAAAGGGAAGGATAAAGCTATCGCAAAGGAAACTTCTAAAGAAGGCACCAATGCCGGTAAGAAATCGactgaaaataaaagcaaagctAAAAAATCGCACAAAAAAGAACTTGAAGGTTTGAAAAATATCGATCCAGAGTTTTacgattttttgaagcaaaatgaTAAGAAGTTGTTGGATTTTAACATATTCGGCAGTGATGAATCGGATGACGAAAGTCCTGATGACATCGCTATAAACGAAAGTAAAAGCAATGAAATATTTGGAGAAGATGCAAGTGACAATGAAGGGGTAAACGATGCGTCTGATGACAATGGTAATGATAATGATGAGAAATACCACACACCTAGTGCCGCATTAGAAGTAGCAAGTGATGAAAGCGACTTTGAAGAGGATGGGGCTGCGACTGTTCCTGATGGTGTGCAAAAAGTAACATTAAATCAGCTTCGACAATGGCAATTACAATTAGAAAGCCAAAATGTTTCTTTGGACGTGGTGCGCAAAGTCATTCAGGCTTTTAATTCGGCCCTGGCAAGTATTACGTCTGAAGAAAAGAATACTCCACCAACTGCATTTAAAGTAGTTGGGTCAGCTACTTTCAACGGTGTGGTCCAGTTGTGTGTTCTACATTTACAACCAGCAATTCTACGCATACTTGGCTTAAGCACCCGTTCGGTAACGCCACttcataaaaccaaaaaatgggttAAGGTACGGGGTTGTTTACGATATTATTTAACTGATCTGGTACGATTGATAGAGCAAGTTTCCAGTCCGAATATACTTTCTGTTTTACTTAAACATTTGCACCAAATGGCTGCAATGACTGCATCGTTTACATCCCTTGGAAAAAGTATATTGAAACGTCTAATTGTGTTATGGTCAACTGGAGATGAAACGGTTCGAGTTCTAGCGTTTCTTTGTATTCTTAAAATAATCCGTAATCAACAG gTTTCAGTTTTACATCATGTACTAAAAGCCATGTATCTGTCTTATGTGCGGAACTCGAAATTTGTTTCCCCCAATACACTTCCTAGCATAAATTTCATGCGCCGCTCTTTAGTAGAAATGTTCGCTTTGGATTTGAATGCATCTTACCAGCATGCCTTTCTTTACATTCGACAATTGGCAATCCACTTGCGCAACGCTGtaatattaaagaaaagggATAGTTTTCAAGCAGTATATAATTGGCAGTATGTGAATTCTTTGCACTTGTGGGCTGATCTTTTAGGAGCCACGGCTAACAAGCCTAATTTACAACCACTTGTATATCCATTAGTTACTATAACATTGGGAGTTATACGTCTTATACCAACAGCGCAATACTTTCCGCTGCGTTTTCATTGTATAAAAGTGCTTATAACATTGGCCAAAGAAACGCACATATTCGTTCCCGTCCTTCCATTAATTTTGGAAGTTTTGCGCAGTAATACTTTTAATCGTAAACATACAACTGCATCCATGCGGCCCTTGCAATTCACCTGTATTTTGCGCCTTAACAAAGTTCAGTTGTCAGAAAATGGTTTTCGCGACGAAGTAATCGAGCAAGTGTGTAGCACTGCCTTAGAGTACTTGTCACTTGAATCGGCGTCATTAGCATTCGTTGATTTGGTTGTACCGACAGTATTAGCGTTGAAGAGCTATCTCAAAGTGTGCCGTAATGCGAATTACTCGCGAAAACTGAAACAACTATTGGACAAAATTCAGGAAAATTCACAACTCATCGACCAAGAGCGACGTAAAATTACATTCAACCTTAATAATTTGGCAGAAGTTCAAGCTTGGGAAACAAAAGTACGCAATAAAGGAACGCCTTTAGCTATCTACTACGACAGTTGGATTAAGACGCACGAGACAAAGAAACGACGACAGGCGGCGCAAATTGATAGTATCAATACAGGTTATGATGTCCCAAGCATTAAGCGACCCAAAAAAGATGGTGTAACAATTCGAAATGATAACGGAGAACTTGAATTATTCCCATCTGATTCCGAAGATGAGAAACTGCTTCCCCCACATATTAATGGAGAAGATTCCACTCCTGTAAATGAGAGgcggaataaaaaacaaaagcaagaaaaacaaaagaaaactaaaaaaactgtGCCTGAAGTTGAAATACCAATTGAAGATTCACTTGCGGAAAACGTCGATATTGTGAAAGACTTAGATCTAAACGACTGGTGA